In Dermacentor variabilis isolate Ectoservices chromosome 1, ASM5094787v1, whole genome shotgun sequence, the genomic stretch GCACGGCACATACGTACATCGATTCATAGGTTTCGACTGAAAGTGGCGCATACAAatagtttgtttttgttttcttttgttttttgtttttccagGATACGCCGTTACACTTTTCCTGAGTATTGATGTGGCTATGAAATTGAGAACATCTGTCCCGTTCTCCTTTAGGGCCAAAAATATGCCGTAGAAAGAagaacgataaaaaaaaagaactaggaaaaTTGGACAAGCGCCCCTTTACTACACAAAAATGACTTAACCATGGCCAGCCAGTAATTTGAAACaaaatgcaaacatattattaaaggtacactaaagagaAACTCTAAACTAATTCAGAGTAATATGCATTTTTTTAAAACCATATTTTCGTTAATTTTGATGCAAGTGGTTGATTATTAAAAGAGGTACGaaactttcttcttcttcttcttcttcttattattattattattattattattattattatttctttagcGCCGGAAACTGAGCTCCGATAGCTCAGTGTGTCGTCGCGGATTTCGAAATATACTTTCTCGCATTTGGACCGTTGTGGCACAGTTAAAAGGGTTAAAGTTGTTGAAACTTGCTAAGCTCGGTTTTTGGCTTTTCAGAACACAATATCTACCGACAAAGAATTACCGAGCAGACGCCGCCAAACTCCACGgcgagctggtgcaggaactgCGAGTCGGGGTCGCAATACGTCTTCGATTCTCGCGTTTCTCCGGTCTCACCAAGCCTGCACTCACGGTAAAAGCGGATTTTTTAGGTATTGAAGAAGAGCAATGTAATACAACTTAAGTTGTTCttctctttaatgtccctttaagagcCTCATCAGCGTTTTGGGTTATATATCGAACGACGCACTCGTGAAAGCGGCATAGAGAAGTCGCCGTTGCGTAGTTGTTATCAATACTATGTCTTTGCTTCATTTGTTCATTTATGTTATTATTAAGCGCTTATTTTATGTTGTTTATCACAGAGGAATCGAGTGGCCAAGGTACTACCTACACGCCTCAATTTCCCCCCGCAGCCCATGTATAACAGAGAACAGAGAGGAGGAAGACGCACCAAGACAGGACGTTATGGCAGCAGCGCCTCTTAATATCTTAATTAGGTAATGCCCCAGAAAAACAGCCTACTAGGGTTTACTTGCATTGTCGGAAACAGTTCACGGATAGTCACTTCAAAGAAGAAAGCGCGCGAGAATAAGAAAACAAATGCAAACTTGCACTTGAATGAtatacaaaaacgaaaaaaaatgggaATAAAAAATAGAAAGAGTAAACGTTAAAAAAGCGAAACTCGCCGTAATAGATAATTCAACACTGTTACTATCTATTAGTAATGCTACGGAAGCCTTCGGAGCAATTTGCTGCATTGACGCGTTACTCCACGGTCaacgaagttttctttttctaccaTGAACACCTGGGCATGTTGGTATCTTCAGAAACAACGAAGCAGACAGACAAACCTGCTATTGACGAGCACAACTGTGCCCTTGTTGATTATACACAATTTACAAAGGTGAACATATAGGGGACGGTCAAGCAATACTGCAAGACTTTGAGTCAAATGTCCCGCTTTCATGACACTTTAGCGAACTGTCTCTAATAGACTAGGTTAACACTTTCGTTTCCCGGCCTATATCGATGATAGCCACGATACTCACTCTGTAAACTATCGCGTAATGTTAGAAGTAGCATATACAGGCAGTTTTCTTTACTATTTACGTCGTGTACTGGTTCCTTGTTGCAAACTCGATCACTCACAGGAAAACAAATTCAGAGGAGATGTTGTAAACTCGCCACACCCGCAACTGTCACAGGAATGTGCGTCACGCATGCCAATGAGGAACGAATAAGTCTTTGTAAATGTCACACCCAACCTCAAGCAACAAAATAATGTTGCATGACAGTGTGAGGGTCCTTGTGGTAACTCGAGCTTCATGGATCGGTCTAGAATTCGTATGCGCCAGttcgagagagagggagatataCAATCAGCTGTAATGGCGTTACGAGCCAGtgatcttattttttttcttttttgcaacatCCATTTGACGGAGGTGTCTAAACTGTCCGGgcgatggaaaaaaaaacagcattggGCCAGAATTGTGTCAGCACACCGTCACTTAAGGGAAAGAGAGTTCACGGCATCATTGTCAGTTTACACGCGAAATTGTAGAAGCTGAAAGCATGAAAAAACGGGCTATATTTGTGTGGATGCAGTCAACTGGCTGAAAAAGACCAGTTCGGCTGTTTGCTAGAAGGCTGCCGGTAGTGTTCGGCCCAACCGCGTCAGATATGTGCTTATGTTTATTCGCAAACAATTGTTTATAGTGGATGAAGGAAAAATAAACTCAGTTGGAAGTATGACTTGCGCGTCTTCTTTTCGTTGTTCCCGTCCTTTTTTCGACGCCGAAAGTATCTGGCAATTCTCTGATTGGTTGTTTTCTAATGGCGCTTTTCGTTAAGAAACCAGACCGAAAACCCTCTCGCCCTTCGGAAACCGGCCAGTGACGGCACGGAGTGGAAAACGGATGCGCGAGTGGAGGGCTAACTTCGCATAGGCTTGCTGACACCCGTAAAAACTGTAGAGATGGGTTTGCAGAAGGCTTACCCTACGAGCGACGGTCAGGAAAAGGCACGACGCTCCTTCACTCCGCAACGTACAAAGGCGCTGCGGCAGGGTTCCTCAACTCTCCGACATGGCGCAGAAACAGATCGCAAACAAACAAGGGTTTATTAACTCAAGATATACCACGCGTACAATGCGAAAGTCACGGCACTTGCGGGTAAAGGCTAACCGCAAGACCGATTGAGCATGCGCACCCACTGCGCTATATAGGGCTAACCGGATAGCAGACCACCAAGCGCAAGAATGGCAAGTCACAGGAGCAAAGGACCCACGTAACCAACTCATTGCGGGCCTGTCAGGCCATAGAGTTAATGTAACCTACTCAAGAGCAAAAGCTGGCCGAAAAGGGGGGAaccgctagggcgccgccctgttgctattTGTccatgtggccagcgcaattactattgaaaaggctgaaaacaagtacatgTCGCCTTATGCTATATAATTAAAAAAACGCATGCCTGATtgctttatgaaggtgatgtaGGAATATTGAGTTCACAGAAAGCGTTTGCTAAGTGCGTAATTTATGTAAATCACGTGTACGCATTCATTCAATAAAGCAtggcgcgaatttcggtttcgaatctctgtgtttttggatgcgtagtagtttcgtacactCTAGGTTTGACATGTGATCGTGCGACGTCATCGGGCACTATGGCACCTTCGTGCCTTTGTGCCACACCCAAGCCCCGAAGGGCCCTGGCAtctaccttcacatgtaagtaaattaatgtatcttcttgttcagaacatcaggCGAGTAGCCAGCTCTTGTGATGCATCGCagtcgtttgagaagcgtcacaggaGAGCATTTTTTTACATGAGGAGCGGTGTTTCTATTGCAGGTTTCTCTTCAGTAGGGAATTGCTGGACAGgtggaccagcgcaccggaattgtactggcgaatctaCAAGTAAGTCATATAATCTGTTTAATTGtcgcactttgaacaatcatgcttctgcAATgaccacagcagaaaaacagcctgatgccgagtatttctgcgCCAGGAAGCAATCAAGAGGTgagtgcctaatacggacgaaatcgagtgtcggaacccacatattaatagcgtaggtgCTTTATTAACTGGGCAATAGTTTCAACACTTCCTTctatgccatttcatgtggcatatcttttctggtcacaaatgtgagcagcgaatctatttgcatgatcgactccgggcccgTGGGACTGTTCACTTGCACTTGacgctgagtcttttacatgtatccataaactgcagatatgcacatcagagccctacgagcattttcaaaattcaattattttagacaacacgcacgtatgcaatactgacataatctcaaataccactcagCAGCTGGGATACAGTTTTGTTGAGTATACCCGCAGGTAAAATAaatagatcatgtggacagctccagctcatttcccttaaatcagtgtgcacaaggggtatgcaaaaataattttttttgtcacgcaccgattattttgctgtataagcaaaaTAACCCACCACATTAGTGTAACATAAgttgtgctttaatttaccaagtgagattagttacttttatggctcattcagtcaaatcacactgcaagctacattcatcaatcttctattggattttgcaaatgttcaaacaaacatttttccctgttatgcagatatgcagtggcaagcccttctgtgtgttccaaaggtaaaatttaagctctaaattaaataAGGCATTCCTAGTCAGAAACAAAAatcaaaaatggtgaatgcatagtatcagaagccTAAGgcacagaaattatgagaagtgtcaaatgattttaaggaaataatggtatttgaaaatgcaagactctttagtggaagTCAAgaaagtcaatataggtagactACTCTGCGAAATTAGGCGAGTAATGGGATAGCAAAGAATTGGCCAGGAAATGTGTTGCTTTTCTGCAAAACGaaagctgatgattgtcattacatgagTTAACTTAGCATTATGAGACTGCTgattgataaattcagaaacaaaccaaaaaacaagccacacacaaaaaaataaaaagcaatttaatgatgctctctccacactggggtCAATAAACAACATGGAGCACATCTAATGTGTACGTATCAGACACCTTGTGAAACAATAAAGGAAAAATTCAATTTAGAGCTACGGCACTCACCGCAtggatgtggggggccttgcacaaATAGTGACAGTTACAACTGCATTTAGAAATTAGAAGCAtccatgcagacaaggatgattcttaatatttttggctaccacttgagatgcctccaccaagtgttaacaatgctgcacgcagccataccaaggatctcacagcaacacctgcaCGTGAAAAGTAAAAGCAGTAAAGTGCTGGTGCATTCAGGACACTatctttgaaaacttttaggcaaggaCGGTGCAAGAAGCAGTATATGCAGACTCTGCAAGCCAAGACGCCGTGGAGGCacatgcaggtaagaggcaagaagcaatggcactagtattgacattcatccaatttctttctttttctgacctaggcagccagcacacctcaaacagccaccttgactgcgggtgtgtcagcagattcctgttgtacatatgctcataataaacttgataataaactggaaggcaaatgggacattgatgcattgctttttcgaacatttagtgtacacatacatgttatactttgcagcacTACAGAgcatattttgaagcttccctctgtttttcacctttaattatgaatgagttgtgtggccctcaatgctgcagttcatgttgtagcagctgctttgtgaATTGCACACTGGATTAAGTCTGTGATACCCACATGTGAAAAAGGCCTATGCTTGTCTGACAAATAGAAAATGAGGTATTACGGACAGttctcagtgttacaataaaGAAAGTAAACAGTCTCATCGTGGAATTATGTTTATTACGATAATGCCTATGACAGTTACCTTttgttgacaacttgaactggtcaatccgccATGGAAAGGGATGTGTCTACATATAGAAAAAAAGGTGTTTGTGAGGGGGGGATAAGATTAGACCCGGTGTGAACAAACGTACCTACaacgtcctctagacccattcctttaaggtaccgtaacaaagcgtattaaaagttaaatgatggggttttacgtgccaaaacgactttctgattatgaggcacgccgtagtggagggctgcggaaatttcgaccacatggagttttttgacgtgcacctaaatctaagtacacgggtgttttcgcatgtcgcccccatcgaaatgcagccgccgtggccgggattcggacccgcgacctcgtgctctgcagcccaacaccatagccactaaacggCCATGGCgggtaacaaagcgtattatgcatacaGTTCATACAACTAACTTTGATATTACTACATACGCCCGGCGACGCGAGCTATATATGCCATcactcgcattcgcgactgccCCGGATGCCTTCTATATTCTTCTGGTTAATCGTGCTCACGGCACCGAGAGAAGGAAAATCATGGACGCAgatgcctttaaggtatctcgaccttgcgagacACCgttgcgcgtgccaggggagctgtccgtgcgaacactcccaggcacacacctgcctcggcggccccaacttATGGACCGCCCTAATTCGAGGTTtgatctcctcactgccccttgggtgccctggagatccggTGCCGCCTGATTTGTTTTAATcccaggtgctctcctgaggcctccttttgtcggttacatgtgccctcctgatGAATcagtacttgaaaaaaaaaaaaaatcgcaacgAAAATAGCGCCCCGCGGCTTCTGCAACATACCCTGCCCGTGCGAGGAAAATTACGCAACGCCATCGAAGAATCTGTCGACCACAGCTTCAAGCTCTTAACTCATAACCTCGTCGAGCGACACTAGCAACAGCAAACAGTGCGTGACCGCAGAAACCACATACTGCCGGAAAATTTAACAGGatcatccttcggttgcataactgacacctgcacggccaacatcCATGCCAACATCGACCACACCCACCCGGTAGAATAAAGCCATAGAATAAAGGACGCACTTATAAAGCCcacacacacggctgcacgcacgcCACATCACatcactacaagcgagacgccgtGCTGCTACGCTTCTAcggttgccagattaaaactgCCTACTGtcgccaagtctagcaagcgCCTTAGGAGCTGGCAACCGCAGCGGTAGCAACaaggcggcgctcttgcggttcccgatttcaattcATGGGCCCTATGAGTAGCTTCTCCTCTacagtcagtatagtaactctatgtgTGAGGCTGATCATCCGCCGCGGCGATGAAGCGCTCAACAGAAGAGAGTTCGGGTGGAGAGGGCGCCCAGGAGCCGACACTCGGGAGGCCAATCAGGGCGCGTCTCGATGACGTATGCTCACGCAGTTACTCGACCCCGGGAGGGGAAGCACGATTGGCGCGGAAAATCAGGCTCCGGCGCTCTAGCCGTGCCCTCCATGTTGCCATTGCGGCAGCGGTTCCCGGGTGTCGAGCAAGTCAGAAAGCGGGAGCTGGGGGACGAGGCGCAGGAAAGATCCCCAAAAAGCATGTAGCCGCCGTGCCTGTCGGTTCAATCTAGCCACTTTCAGCCCAGAGATTTTTGAGTGGCGCCGTCTAGTGTGCGACATGAATAGGGGGACTCCGCGCCGCGCGTGCGCTCGCTACGTGGCGACAACTTGAATCTGTCGGCCGATGTGGTCTGCTCGAGTATTTGAAATGTGAGTCGGCAGGTTCGTAGAATAGCATATATTGAATGTTTCAGGACATTGCTTCCTGCGAAATCGAGCGGAGTCGTAGTCGTCACCGCACTTAGGGTGGATTACCCCTGGCATCGTCTGCTAGTCATCACTGTGTACACGAGCGTGTACGGTGATGGTTTCTCATCATTGCAGTTCCGTTATGTCGTGGCGCGCTCGTAATGATTAGTCGGCCCTTTTGTGACGACGAATTACAGCACTTGGCCACCTACCGTGTCTGCGCTGTAATACTGTGTTTCGCTGTTTGTTGTTGCCCAGCGCGTTCAACATGCCACGAAAGGCGTTTAATGCCATTCTCAGGAAACTACGTTTTCGCTGTGCCGCGTTAATGCATTCAATACTTTAGCCGCCTTGCAGCAAAATGCGGCCTGGAATGTGTGATACAAGGCCGGACAAGATTAGTGGGCAAAGCAATGAAGTTGTGTAATTCTGTCCTGCAGCGCTGACGTTCGCAAAAAAATTTTATTAGAGCTTGATTACTTTCCCGTTGACACCGCTCGCCCCTGCATTTTGGTCGGCGTGGCGTAATGGAGTCAACAGTCTTTTTACGCACCACGGACGCCATAGTAACCGTTCCTTTCTTTACTCTTATGGGTAGCAAGCACACTGCACGGGCGAGGTTTGTCCATAGTTAATTGGTGCTATTGCATAATgctacgtctcaacaccacaaaggcgttaatcaAACGTTTGCCACAAGGCAAACACCCACCAATCCGTCAGCGCCTATTCAGATGTCAACGCAGCCTGGTGAGCGACtcttgacgggtccacaaaaggccacaAGCCCCACCATTACCTGACAGCTTGAACCAAAgatgaatggggggggggggggcgggggtgcATCCAATGCTACCGAACAACGACGGCGAC encodes the following:
- the LOC142586712 gene encoding uncharacterized protein LOC142586712 — encoded protein: MNTISTDKELPSRRRQTPRRAGAGTASRGRNTSSILAFLRSHQACTHGLTCDRATSSGTMAPSCLCATPKPRRALASTFTCFSSVGNCWTGGPAHRNCTGESTSKDGARSSICRLCKPRRRGGTCRQPAHLKQPP